In a single window of the Nocardiopsis composta genome:
- a CDS encoding SSI family serine proteinase inhibitor yields MRTQIRATALARSSALAALLFTAAACGGGSTEVAAPADDPSTVPSESPSPETELSIEIDYQEDPGQGEAPEPESWTLTCSPAGGDHPDPEAACAALEEVGAEGFEEVPEDSMCTHIMGGPETARVTGHLGETEIDTEFNKAGGCELDRYDKMGAVLAP; encoded by the coding sequence ATGCGCACGCAGATCAGAGCGACCGCGCTGGCCCGCTCGTCAGCGCTCGCGGCCCTGCTGTTCACAGCCGCGGCGTGCGGCGGCGGCTCCACGGAGGTCGCGGCACCCGCAGACGACCCGTCCACCGTCCCCTCCGAATCCCCGTCCCCCGAGACCGAACTGTCCATCGAGATCGACTACCAGGAGGACCCCGGCCAGGGCGAGGCCCCCGAGCCGGAGTCCTGGACGCTGACCTGCTCACCGGCCGGCGGCGACCACCCCGACCCGGAGGCCGCCTGCGCCGCCCTGGAAGAGGTCGGCGCCGAGGGCTTCGAGGAGGTCCCGGAGGACTCGATGTGCACCCACATCATGGGCGGCCCGGAGACCGCCCGGGTCACCGGCCATCTCGGCGAGACCGAGATCGACACCGAGTTCAACAAGGCCGGCGGCTGCGAACTGGACCGCTACGACAAGATGGGCGCCGTCCTGGCCCCCTGA
- a CDS encoding rhodanese-like domain-containing protein, whose protein sequence is MFGDSVPVVEVSTVPDDGYLLDVREQDEWAAGRAPQAVHIPLHELAQRAAEIPRDRQVYVVCRVGGRSAQAVQALNEAGWRAANVAGGMQAWALSGRPMTADGDTEPRVA, encoded by the coding sequence GTGTTTGGAGACAGCGTTCCGGTCGTGGAGGTCAGCACGGTTCCGGATGACGGATACCTGCTGGACGTTCGCGAGCAGGACGAGTGGGCGGCGGGCCGTGCTCCGCAGGCGGTGCACATCCCGCTGCACGAGCTGGCGCAGCGCGCGGCCGAGATCCCGCGGGACCGCCAGGTCTACGTGGTGTGCCGGGTCGGCGGCCGCTCGGCCCAGGCGGTGCAGGCGCTGAACGAGGCGGGCTGGCGCGCCGCCAACGTCGCCGGCGGGATGCAGGCCTGGGCGCTGTCCGGACGGCCGATGACCGCCGACGGCGACACGGAGCCCCGGGTGGCCTAG
- a CDS encoding FhaA domain-containing protein has protein sequence MGVLQRFERRLEGMIEGTFARAFKSKLEPVEIASAVQREMDERAAIVAQGRTLVPNDFIVELSAGDSEQMDAMADSIGQELAKLARDYATEQGYSFVGPVRVHFSSDAELQTGRFRIRSGVVRGSTVESGEIRQPVGEPPRGSAPSPGRPRLLISPGGATQEGSAASQGMQQSYELNTPVTLLGRGTDCDLRLVDNGVSRHHAEIRIEDDDAVLVDLGSTNGTFVNGQQVRRAGLVDGTRISLGRTTMTFRRD, from the coding sequence GTGGGAGTGCTCCAACGCTTCGAGCGCCGCCTTGAAGGCATGATCGAAGGCACCTTCGCGCGGGCCTTCAAGTCCAAGTTGGAGCCCGTCGAGATCGCCAGCGCCGTGCAGCGTGAGATGGACGAGCGCGCGGCGATCGTGGCCCAGGGCCGGACCCTGGTGCCCAACGACTTCATCGTCGAGCTGTCCGCGGGCGACAGCGAACAGATGGACGCCATGGCCGACAGCATCGGCCAGGAGCTCGCCAAACTGGCCCGCGACTACGCCACCGAGCAGGGGTACTCCTTCGTCGGACCGGTGCGGGTGCACTTCTCCTCCGACGCGGAGCTGCAGACCGGACGGTTCCGGATCCGCTCCGGGGTGGTGCGCGGCTCCACCGTGGAGAGCGGGGAGATCCGCCAGCCCGTCGGCGAGCCCCCGCGGGGCAGCGCCCCCAGCCCCGGCCGGCCCCGGCTGCTCATCTCGCCCGGGGGCGCCACCCAGGAGGGCAGCGCCGCCAGCCAGGGCATGCAGCAGTCCTATGAGCTCAACACCCCGGTCACCCTGCTCGGCCGCGGCACCGACTGCGACCTGCGCCTGGTGGACAACGGCGTCTCCCGGCACCACGCCGAGATCCGGATCGAGGACGACGACGCGGTCCTGGTCGACCTGGGGTCCACCAACGGCACCTTCGTCAACGGCCAGCAGGTGCGCCGGGCCGGCCTGGTCGACGGGACCCGGATCAGCCTCGGACGCACCACGATGACGTTCCGCCGCGACTGA
- a CDS encoding TetR/AcrR family transcriptional regulator, with product MAVRRRSRPDATRRSESSRRAILTAAFELVGEVGYPRLSIEGIAARAGVGKQTIYRWWPSKGAVLFDSFLMLSEGTEEGIGKGSLPDTGDLGADLRSVLHATVGELNDPRYDGPMRALTIEIANDPELAALYAERLEEPLRAMKRERLRSAQRAGQLPSDLDLDTAIDLIWAPLFQRWLKRVEPVTLDYADRVAETALRALGATGIGHPRT from the coding sequence ATGGCAGTCCGGCGCAGATCCCGGCCCGACGCGACCCGGCGCAGCGAATCGTCCCGGCGGGCGATCCTCACCGCCGCCTTCGAACTGGTCGGCGAGGTCGGCTACCCCCGGTTGAGCATCGAGGGCATCGCGGCCCGCGCCGGAGTCGGCAAGCAGACCATCTACCGCTGGTGGCCGTCGAAGGGCGCGGTGCTCTTCGACTCCTTCCTGATGCTCTCCGAGGGGACCGAGGAGGGGATCGGGAAGGGCTCCCTGCCGGACACCGGGGACCTAGGAGCCGACCTCAGGAGTGTGCTGCACGCCACCGTCGGCGAGCTGAACGATCCGCGCTACGACGGCCCGATGCGCGCGCTGACCATCGAGATCGCCAACGACCCCGAACTGGCCGCGCTCTACGCCGAGCGGCTGGAGGAGCCGCTGCGCGCGATGAAGCGGGAGCGGCTGCGCTCCGCCCAGCGGGCCGGGCAGCTCCCCTCCGACCTGGACCTGGACACCGCCATCGACCTGATCTGGGCCCCGCTGTTCCAGCGCTGGCTGAAGAGGGTCGAACCGGTCACCCTGGACTACGCCGACCGGGTGGCGGAGACGGCGCTGCGCGCACTGGGCGCGACCGGCATCGGCCACCCGCGGACCTGA